The Macrococcoides canis genome has a window encoding:
- a CDS encoding c-type cytochrome, translated as MNRNPVIPFILIMLMGVGLIFFMSAHGANKGEEEGGDGAKTEQKFDAKTFAKDNCTSCHGQNLEGAMGPKLAGISKDDAAVKKTIREGKGAMPAHDQSKISDKDLDTLVKYLKDAK; from the coding sequence ATGAATCGTAATCCAGTGATACCGTTTATACTTATTATGCTTATGGGTGTAGGTCTTATTTTCTTTATGTCAGCACATGGTGCGAACAAAGGGGAAGAAGAAGGCGGAGACGGTGCTAAAACTGAACAGAAATTTGATGCAAAAACGTTTGCAAAGGATAACTGTACATCTTGTCACGGTCAAAACTTAGAAGGTGCTATGGGACCTAAATTAGCAGGTATCTCTAAAGATGATGCAGCTGTTAAGAAAACAATCCGTGAAGGTAAAGGTGCGATGCCAGCACACGATCAATCTAAAATTTCTGATAAAGATTTAGATACGTTAGTTAAGTACCTTAAAGACGCAAAATAA
- the rpoD gene encoding RNA polymerase sigma factor RpoD, with protein sequence MAKKETKKTKDDVLLTIDQVKAQLIETGKKNGHLSHEEIADKLQNFEMDSDHMDEFFEAIAENDITLINEKDAQDTDDKINLNDLSAPPGVKINDPVRMYLKEIGRVNLLSAEEEIELAKRIEQGDEEAKARLAEANLRLVVSIAKRYVGRGMLFLDLIQEGNMGLIKAVEKFDFTKGFKFSTYATWWIRQAITRAIADQARTIRIPVHMVETINKLIRVQRQLLQDLGRDPSPEEIGEEMDLPAEKVREILKIAQEPVSLETPIGEEDDSHLGDFIEDQDAQSPADHAAYELLKEQLEDVLDTLTDREENVLRLRFGLDDGRTRTLEEVGKVFGVTRERIRQIEAKALRKLRHPSRSKRLKDFMD encoded by the coding sequence ATGGCCAAAAAAGAAACGAAAAAAACTAAAGATGATGTATTATTGACGATTGACCAGGTTAAAGCACAGTTGATTGAGACTGGTAAGAAAAATGGTCATCTCAGTCATGAAGAGATTGCAGATAAGCTGCAGAATTTTGAAATGGATTCTGATCATATGGACGAATTCTTCGAAGCCATTGCTGAGAATGATATTACTTTAATCAATGAAAAAGATGCACAGGATACGGACGACAAAATTAATTTAAATGATCTTTCAGCACCACCAGGTGTTAAGATTAATGACCCTGTACGTATGTATCTAAAAGAAATTGGTCGTGTAAATTTATTAAGTGCAGAAGAAGAAATTGAACTTGCAAAACGTATCGAACAAGGTGACGAAGAAGCGAAAGCGCGACTTGCAGAAGCAAACTTACGACTCGTAGTTAGTATTGCTAAGCGTTACGTTGGCCGTGGTATGCTGTTCCTTGATTTAATTCAGGAAGGGAACATGGGTCTTATTAAAGCAGTAGAGAAATTTGACTTTACAAAAGGTTTTAAATTTTCAACTTATGCTACGTGGTGGATTCGTCAGGCAATCACACGTGCAATCGCTGACCAGGCACGTACAATTCGAATTCCAGTTCATATGGTTGAAACGATAAATAAATTAATTCGTGTTCAACGTCAGCTGCTGCAAGATTTAGGTCGCGATCCTTCTCCAGAAGAAATTGGTGAAGAAATGGATCTGCCAGCGGAAAAAGTAAGAGAAATCTTGAAGATTGCTCAAGAACCAGTCTCTCTTGAAACACCGATTGGGGAAGAAGATGACAGTCATCTAGGTGACTTTATTGAAGATCAGGATGCGCAAAGTCCTGCAGATCATGCTGCATACGAACTTCTGAAAGAACAACTAGAAGACGTTCTTGATACGCTGACGGACAGAGAAGAGAATGTCCTGCGTTTAAGATTTGGTCTTGATGATGGCCGTACGCGCACACTTGAGGAAGTAGGTAAGGTGTTTGGAGTGACACGTGAACGTATTAGACAGATTGAAGCGAAGGCACTTAGAAAATTACGTCATCCTTCACGAAGTAAACGTTTAAAAGATTTTATGGATTAA
- the dnaG gene encoding DNA primase encodes MHIEPELINEIQQKNDILDVVSQYVKLEKRGRNYIGLCPFHDEKTPSFSVSVEKQICHCFGCKKGGNVFQFLEQIESISFIEAVKILGERAGIEVKTDDDTPKPDNEQSKMIAMHEAMAHYYNYVLKAIEQAEPALKYLYSRGFTDEQIAREKIGYSPNVSTFTRDYLKNKGYDEALAYDAGLLSRNEETISYFDRFRNRIMFPIKDFRGKVIGFSARSIDGSEPKYLNSPETLIFQKRNVLYHIDVARKPIRNNDEVILLEGFMDVLKLNEVGILNAIATMGTALSREHVLQLKKLASNITLMYDGDRAGIDATLKIGKQLNQEGMNVFVVPMKKGYDPDEMITELGTDKFLSYFNHNKLTYVSFYMRHYLDEIKNNDLAYEKHLNNVIQDAKLMNSEHLQKKVLHEITELFNVDFDSLKFKVQKDNRTQAHMPTFESGTLSRQMLAERTVLKYFMNDRMLFMQFKDQITEAHFSAKVHQMIYEALSGYYKIEETFKLSNFSSHVPHECHETCLKIDAMHVNHEPSIEEVNDYLYVFQQEPKEIERLQSLKAQLSDAVRTEDHERRAQLMREIINLQRQKKQ; translated from the coding sequence TTGCATATAGAGCCAGAGCTAATCAATGAAATTCAACAGAAGAACGATATATTGGACGTTGTCAGTCAATATGTCAAGTTAGAAAAAAGGGGACGAAACTACATCGGTTTATGTCCCTTTCATGATGAAAAGACCCCTTCGTTCTCGGTCTCAGTAGAAAAACAGATCTGCCATTGTTTCGGCTGCAAAAAAGGTGGGAATGTCTTTCAGTTTTTAGAGCAGATAGAATCCATCAGTTTTATAGAAGCAGTGAAGATATTAGGTGAGCGTGCAGGGATTGAAGTTAAGACAGATGACGATACGCCAAAGCCAGATAATGAACAGAGCAAGATGATCGCGATGCATGAAGCGATGGCGCATTATTACAATTATGTGCTTAAGGCGATTGAACAGGCTGAACCAGCGCTTAAATATTTATATTCCAGAGGGTTCACAGATGAACAGATTGCACGTGAGAAAATCGGCTATAGTCCTAACGTGTCAACATTTACACGTGATTATTTAAAGAATAAAGGTTATGACGAAGCGCTGGCCTATGACGCAGGTTTGCTGAGTCGTAATGAAGAAACGATTTCATATTTTGATCGGTTTAGAAACCGCATCATGTTTCCTATTAAGGACTTTCGTGGTAAGGTTATCGGTTTTTCAGCACGATCGATTGATGGCAGCGAACCGAAGTATCTAAATAGTCCTGAAACCTTGATCTTCCAAAAAAGAAATGTACTTTATCACATTGATGTTGCAAGAAAACCGATTCGAAATAATGATGAAGTCATCCTGCTGGAAGGGTTTATGGATGTCCTTAAACTTAATGAGGTCGGAATATTAAATGCCATTGCAACGATGGGTACGGCACTCAGCCGTGAACATGTACTGCAGCTCAAGAAATTAGCATCAAATATTACATTGATGTATGATGGCGATCGCGCAGGTATTGATGCAACGCTTAAAATTGGTAAACAATTGAATCAGGAAGGTATGAATGTATTTGTCGTACCGATGAAAAAAGGGTACGATCCTGATGAGATGATTACAGAACTTGGAACGGATAAATTTTTAAGTTATTTTAATCATAATAAGCTTACATATGTGAGTTTTTATATGCGTCATTATCTCGATGAAATTAAAAATAATGATCTTGCTTATGAAAAACATTTGAATAACGTTATCCAAGATGCTAAACTAATGAATTCCGAGCATTTACAGAAAAAAGTATTGCATGAAATCACTGAATTGTTTAATGTAGACTTTGACAGCTTAAAATTCAAGGTGCAAAAGGATAATAGAACACAAGCGCATATGCCGACATTTGAAAGCGGGACATTGTCACGACAAATGTTAGCTGAACGTACGGTACTGAAATATTTTATGAATGATCGTATGCTATTTATGCAATTTAAAGATCAGATTACAGAAGCTCATTTTAGCGCTAAAGTGCATCAGATGATTTATGAAGCGTTAAGTGGGTACTATAAAATAGAAGAGACATTTAAGCTAAGCAATTTCTCATCACATGTCCCACATGAATGTCATGAAACATGTTTAAAGATTGATGCGATGCACGTAAATCATGAACCTTCTATCGAAGAAGTCAATGATTACCTCTATGTCTTTCAGCAGGAACCGAAAGAAATAGAGCGACTGCAATCGTTAAAGGCACAGCTTAGCGATGCAGTACGTACAGAGGATCATGAAAGACGTGCGCAGCTGATGCGTGAAATTATTAATTTACAACGACAAAAGAAACAGTAG
- a CDS encoding pyruvate, water dikinase regulatory protein, giving the protein MKEIRLIIASDSVGETAELVTKACVSQFNLLNNVIDTIRLPYIETTENIDEVIHLAKEQESIVVYTLVKPAIRKYMQQQLETYGINSVDIMGPLMTLLVDALDEHPLNEPGIVHKLDEDYFKKIEAIEFAVKYDDGRDVRGLAKADIVLIGVSRTSKTPLSQYLAHKRYKVMNVPLVPEVDPPEQLFNIDPAKCIALKIDPAKLNKIRVERLAQLGLKNDANYAKDDRIHEELDYFHSIVDRIGCKVIDVSNKAIEETANEIIKIITENQR; this is encoded by the coding sequence ATGAAGGAAATTAGATTAATCATCGCATCAGATTCTGTAGGAGAGACTGCAGAACTTGTTACAAAAGCATGTGTATCACAATTTAATCTACTGAATAATGTAATTGATACGATACGACTACCTTATATCGAGACAACCGAGAATATTGATGAGGTTATTCATCTGGCAAAGGAACAAGAATCAATTGTCGTTTACACACTCGTTAAACCAGCAATCAGAAAGTATATGCAGCAGCAGCTTGAGACATATGGTATTAACAGTGTCGATATTATGGGACCATTGATGACATTGCTGGTCGATGCTTTAGATGAACATCCTTTAAATGAACCAGGTATAGTACATAAGCTGGATGAAGATTATTTCAAGAAAATTGAAGCGATTGAGTTCGCGGTAAAGTATGATGACGGCAGAGATGTGCGTGGATTAGCTAAAGCTGATATCGTACTGATCGGTGTTTCTCGTACTTCTAAGACACCGTTAAGTCAATACTTAGCACATAAGCGTTATAAGGTAATGAATGTGCCGCTTGTACCAGAGGTAGATCCACCTGAGCAGCTGTTTAATATAGATCCAGCCAAGTGTATCGCCTTAAAGATTGATCCAGCTAAGTTAAACAAGATAAGAGTGGAGCGACTTGCACAACTTGGGTTAAAGAATGATGCGAACTATGCTAAGGATGACCGTATCCACGAAGAGCTTGACTATTTCCATTCGATTGTCGATAGAATTGGATGTAAGGTGATCGATGTTTCGAATAAAGCGATAGAAGAAACAGCAAACGAAATCATTAAGATTATCACTGAGAATCAACGTTAA
- a CDS encoding helix-turn-helix transcriptional regulator, whose translation MYGVVSIELNKRQEKIIQIVKNNGPITGEKIAEKLSLTRATLRPDLAILTMAGYLDARPRVGYFYTGKSSTQLLSASIKKFKVKDFQSIPVVIHEDISAYDAICTMFLEDVGTLFVTNHDNHLVGVCSRKDLLRASMGNQEIHNLPVHVFMSRMPNISVCVQDDLLIYAANLLIEKQIDSLPVVQKSGEHYEVTGRITKTTITRAFVSLIEDE comes from the coding sequence ATGTATGGGGTGGTTAGCATAGAGCTGAATAAAAGACAGGAAAAGATAATACAGATCGTAAAAAATAATGGCCCCATTACTGGAGAGAAAATCGCTGAAAAATTAAGTTTAACCCGAGCAACATTAAGACCGGATTTGGCAATTCTGACTATGGCTGGCTATTTAGATGCACGACCACGAGTAGGATACTTTTATACCGGTAAGTCAAGCACACAGCTATTATCAGCGTCTATTAAGAAGTTTAAGGTTAAAGATTTTCAGTCTATTCCGGTCGTTATCCACGAAGATATTTCAGCATATGATGCAATTTGTACGATGTTCCTGGAGGATGTAGGGACACTTTTTGTGACAAATCATGACAATCATCTTGTCGGTGTATGTTCACGTAAAGATCTGCTGCGTGCATCGATGGGGAACCAGGAGATCCATAATCTGCCGGTACATGTCTTTATGTCCCGTATGCCAAATATTTCAGTGTGCGTGCAGGATGATCTGCTTATCTACGCAGCAAATCTTTTGATAGAGAAACAGATTGATTCATTGCCCGTTGTACAGAAGTCGGGAGAACATTATGAAGTGACAGGACGTATCACTAAGACAACAATTACGCGTGCCTTTGTATCACTAATTGAGGATGAATAG
- a CDS encoding glycine--tRNA ligase, which yields MAEKNMETIVNLAKHRGFVFPGSEIYGGLANTWDYGPLGVELKNNVKRAWWQKFVQQSSYNVGLDAAILMNPKTWEASGHLSNFNDPMIDNKDSKIRYRADKLIEDYMHAQGDEHFIADGMSFEEMKQFIDDKGIVCPVSGTANWTDIRQFNLMFKTFQGVTESSTNEIFLRPETAQGIFVNYKNVQRSMRKKLPFGIAQVGKSFRNEITPGNFIFRTREFEQMELEFFCKPGTEIEWQEYWKNFAAKWLKDLGIKEENTKLRDHDEDELSHYSNATTDIEYKFPFGWGELWGIASRTDFDLKAHMAASGDDFSYHDQETNEKYVPYCIEPSLGADRVTLAFLCDAFEEETLEGGDTRTVMHFHPALAPYKAAILPLSKKLSPDAMKVYEELSAYFAIDFDESQSIGKRYRRQDEIGTPFCITFDFDSLEDNQVTVRDRDTMEQVRMPISEVKAFLDEKIKF from the coding sequence ATGGCAGAAAAAAACATGGAAACAATTGTTAATCTTGCAAAACACAGAGGATTTGTCTTTCCCGGAAGTGAAATTTACGGTGGACTTGCTAACACATGGGATTACGGTCCATTAGGTGTCGAACTAAAAAACAACGTAAAACGTGCATGGTGGCAGAAATTTGTTCAGCAATCCTCTTACAATGTTGGATTAGATGCTGCAATCTTAATGAACCCAAAAACTTGGGAAGCAAGCGGTCACTTATCAAACTTCAATGATCCGATGATCGATAACAAAGATTCAAAAATACGTTACCGCGCAGATAAGCTCATTGAAGATTATATGCACGCACAAGGTGATGAGCACTTCATCGCTGACGGAATGAGCTTCGAAGAAATGAAACAATTTATCGATGACAAGGGAATCGTATGTCCTGTATCAGGTACTGCAAACTGGACAGATATCCGTCAGTTCAACTTAATGTTCAAAACATTCCAGGGTGTAACAGAATCTTCTACTAACGAAATCTTCTTACGCCCAGAAACAGCACAAGGTATCTTTGTAAATTATAAGAATGTTCAGCGCTCTATGCGTAAGAAACTACCATTTGGTATCGCACAAGTCGGTAAATCTTTCCGTAACGAAATCACACCAGGTAACTTCATCTTCAGAACACGTGAATTCGAACAGATGGAATTAGAATTCTTCTGTAAGCCAGGAACAGAGATTGAATGGCAGGAATACTGGAAGAACTTCGCAGCGAAATGGCTGAAAGATTTAGGAATTAAAGAAGAGAATACAAAACTTCGCGACCATGATGAAGATGAATTATCTCACTATTCTAATGCAACAACGGATATCGAATATAAGTTCCCATTTGGCTGGGGTGAGCTGTGGGGTATCGCGAGCCGTACAGACTTTGACTTAAAAGCACATATGGCAGCGAGCGGAGATGACTTCAGCTATCACGACCAGGAAACAAACGAGAAATATGTACCGTACTGTATCGAACCATCATTAGGGGCAGACCGTGTGACATTAGCATTCTTATGTGATGCATTTGAAGAAGAGACTTTAGAAGGTGGAGATACACGTACCGTGATGCACTTCCATCCGGCACTCGCACCGTATAAAGCTGCGATTCTGCCATTAAGTAAAAAGCTCTCACCAGATGCGATGAAAGTATATGAAGAACTTAGCGCATACTTTGCGATCGACTTTGATGAAAGTCAGTCCATCGGTAAACGTTACAGAAGACAAGATGAAATCGGTACACCATTCTGTATCACATTTGATTTCGATTCATTAGAAGACAATCAAGTAACAGTACGTGACCGTGATACGATGGAGCAAGTACGTATGCCAATTAGTGAAGTTAAAGCATTTTTAGATGAGAAAATTAAGTTTTAA
- the kynU gene encoding kynureninase, protein MTTFEQIQRLDQNDGLKQYREEFYFNKDNIYFNGNSLGLMSKRAEASVMEIMDMWKQYGIDGWMSGTRPWFYLTDEISKLFEPLIGAQAKNICITGSTTTNIHQMVATLYEPTPERYKIIADTLNFPSDIYALQSQLSLKGYPDALIAIESSDDQTLCTETIIEAMAEDVSLILLPSILYRSGQILDMERITKAAHDRGILVGFDLCHSIGSIPHELERYDVDFAVWCTYKHLNGGPGSVGGLYIHERHHHKSPGLAGWFGSDKDKQFDMAHTFTKAEDAKAYQIGTPHLLSLAPIIGAVQMVNEAGIHNIRAKSLKLTDLLIDLITVHLTSYGFSITTPIAHNERGGHVYIEHNDAARIVKAMKAQGIIPDFRAPRGIRLSPVALYNTYEDVYNAVMTIKTIMEDEVYKQYSNERDVVA, encoded by the coding sequence ATGACTACATTTGAACAGATACAGAGACTTGATCAAAATGATGGTTTAAAGCAGTACAGAGAGGAATTTTATTTCAATAAAGATAACATATACTTCAATGGTAATTCGCTCGGCCTGATGAGTAAACGTGCTGAAGCTTCTGTCATGGAGATAATGGATATGTGGAAACAATATGGAATCGATGGCTGGATGTCTGGTACACGTCCATGGTTCTATTTAACGGATGAAATATCAAAATTATTTGAACCGCTGATTGGTGCCCAGGCAAAGAATATCTGTATCACGGGTTCGACAACAACAAACATTCATCAGATGGTAGCAACGCTCTATGAGCCGACACCAGAGCGCTATAAAATTATAGCAGATACGCTTAATTTTCCTTCAGATATTTATGCCCTGCAATCTCAGCTGTCCTTAAAAGGTTATCCGGACGCACTCATTGCGATTGAAAGTTCAGATGATCAGACATTGTGTACGGAGACTATTATTGAAGCAATGGCAGAAGATGTGTCGCTCATATTACTTCCGAGCATCTTATATCGTAGCGGCCAAATTCTTGATATGGAACGTATCACAAAGGCAGCTCATGACAGAGGAATCCTGGTCGGCTTCGATCTATGTCACTCCATCGGCAGCATTCCACATGAACTTGAGCGTTATGACGTAGATTTCGCGGTGTGGTGCACATATAAGCATTTAAATGGTGGTCCAGGCAGTGTCGGCGGATTATACATACACGAACGTCATCATCATAAATCACCTGGACTTGCAGGCTGGTTCGGCTCAGATAAAGATAAACAGTTTGATATGGCACATACGTTTACAAAAGCAGAAGATGCTAAAGCTTATCAGATTGGTACCCCTCACCTACTGAGCTTAGCTCCGATCATCGGTGCTGTTCAGATGGTTAATGAGGCAGGGATACATAATATCAGGGCAAAATCACTTAAATTAACCGATCTGCTCATCGATCTAATCACAGTGCATCTTACTTCATATGGCTTTAGCATAACGACACCGATAGCTCATAACGAACGTGGCGGGCATGTTTATATCGAACATAACGATGCAGCACGTATCGTCAAGGCTATGAAAGCACAAGGAATCATTCCCGACTTCAGAGCACCAAGAGGTATCAGACTCTCACCTGTTGCATTATACAATACATATGAGGATGTATATAATGCCGTGATGACAATAAAAACTATTATGGAAGATGAAGTGTATAAACAATATAGTAATGAAAGAGATGTGGTTGCATAA
- the kynB gene encoding arylformamidase yields MWIDISQPLDRKIAHWEGDQPFKYSLSFTKQETGSVNIGHIATSTHTGTHVDAPFHFDDDGKRIIDMEIDRFIGDCCVIDQSEEPYITADSLASCIPDDTPRVLIKTRVPNDRMRFPSEIPFITPEAAALLHSKGVKLIGVDVPSVDDRTSKSLQGHHALHQFDIYILENLMLDHIETGHYEMIALPLPLIEADGSPVRAVIRRKDEVYE; encoded by the coding sequence ATGTGGATCGATATATCACAACCGCTTGATCGTAAGATTGCTCATTGGGAAGGTGATCAGCCGTTTAAATATTCACTGTCATTCACCAAACAAGAGACGGGTTCTGTCAATATTGGACATATCGCGACAAGTACACATACCGGTACTCATGTGGATGCCCCTTTCCATTTTGATGATGATGGTAAACGTATCATCGATATGGAAATAGATCGTTTCATCGGGGACTGTTGCGTTATCGATCAGTCAGAGGAACCCTATATCACAGCTGACTCACTTGCAAGCTGTATACCTGATGATACACCTCGTGTACTCATAAAGACACGTGTACCAAATGACAGAATGCGCTTCCCGTCTGAAATTCCTTTTATAACACCTGAAGCAGCAGCACTGCTTCATTCTAAAGGCGTCAAGCTTATTGGAGTCGATGTCCCATCTGTTGATGATAGAACGAGCAAATCTTTACAAGGTCATCATGCACTCCATCAGTTCGATATTTACATTCTGGAAAACTTAATGCTTGATCACATTGAAACAGGTCATTACGAAATGATTGCGTTACCGCTCCCTCTCATTGAAGCAGATGGTAGTCCTGTACGTGCAGTAATCAGAAGAAAGGATGAAGTGTATGAATAA
- the kynA gene encoding tryptophan 2,3-dioxygenase, with translation MKCMNKVFDNEKHIHTDFKQDMTYSSYLSLDTLLNSHHPLSNHHDEMLFITVHHVSEIWMKQLLHELKAAIDNLERNEFRIAFKNLARISNIQEQIINVWDVLSTLTPSEYLQFRDKLGHSSGFQSYQNRLIEFYLGYKTDYILKIYAHDESIYQQLKAAYDSPSLYDVAIKKLHEQGFNISESVLNRPVQQAYSKHDDVKAAWKHIYQHHEAYFELYELAEELMDIEDRFQQWRFRHMKTVERIIGFKMGTGGSNGVNYLKKVLDQYFFPELWELRTEL, from the coding sequence ATGAAGTGTATGAATAAAGTATTTGATAACGAAAAACATATACATACGGATTTTAAGCAAGATATGACGTATAGCAGCTATTTAAGTTTAGATACGCTGCTGAACAGCCATCACCCACTGAGCAATCATCATGATGAGATGCTTTTTATTACGGTTCATCATGTCAGCGAAATCTGGATGAAACAGTTATTGCATGAACTTAAAGCTGCAATAGACAATCTGGAACGCAATGAATTTAGAATTGCATTCAAGAACTTAGCACGTATCTCAAATATTCAGGAACAGATCATAAACGTATGGGATGTGCTGTCGACTTTAACACCGAGCGAATACTTGCAATTCCGAGATAAACTCGGTCACTCTTCTGGTTTCCAATCGTATCAGAATCGTCTGATTGAATTTTATCTTGGATATAAGACAGATTATATATTAAAGATATATGCACATGACGAAAGTATATATCAGCAGCTAAAAGCAGCATATGACAGTCCGAGTCTATACGATGTAGCTATTAAAAAGCTACATGAACAAGGATTTAATATTAGTGAAAGTGTATTGAATCGTCCTGTTCAGCAGGCATACAGCAAACACGATGATGTTAAAGCGGCATGGAAGCACATTTATCAACATCACGAAGCGTATTTCGAACTGTATGAACTTGCTGAGGAATTAATGGATATCGAAGACCGATTCCAGCAATGGCGTTTCAGACATATGAAGACGGTGGAACGTATCATCGGATTTAAGATGGGTACGGGTGGATCAAATGGTGTGAACTATTTAAAGAAAGTTTTAGACCAGTATTTCTTCCCTGAACTATGGGAGTTAAGAACAGAACTATAA
- the recO gene encoding DNA repair protein RecO: protein MLKKAVGIVIRRVAYGDNHLIITFLNEAGVKVALMARNARKSTKYGVGLDLFYENLFIFSQFKGMGTLSSVDTINSHYAIREDIYVMTYAQYVVELIDRALEEDEANPYAYQLLKVALTHMSESDNARLIALLVSIKCMPLYGYVPNFKYSTYDGNMTHKDFIAYSFQFNSVITKEALIEDPHAIRMTNKSLYMLYLLSEVPVESLSSIKIDQSIIDEMETLVYKMYDEFVGVYIKSRKILEQMKRLEG, encoded by the coding sequence ATGCTTAAGAAAGCTGTAGGTATCGTCATTAGACGTGTCGCTTATGGTGATAATCATCTGATTATCACCTTTTTGAATGAAGCGGGAGTTAAAGTTGCGTTAATGGCTAGGAATGCACGTAAATCAACAAAGTATGGCGTGGGTTTAGATCTGTTCTATGAAAATCTGTTTATCTTCTCTCAGTTCAAAGGAATGGGTACATTATCTTCAGTTGATACAATTAACAGCCATTATGCGATACGTGAAGATATCTATGTGATGACGTATGCACAGTATGTTGTTGAGTTGATTGACCGTGCACTTGAAGAAGATGAGGCGAATCCATATGCATACCAGTTACTTAAAGTCGCACTGACACATATGAGTGAAAGTGATAATGCAAGACTTATTGCGCTGCTAGTGAGTATTAAATGCATGCCGCTCTATGGTTATGTACCGAATTTTAAGTACAGTACTTATGACGGCAATATGACACATAAAGATTTTATTGCGTATTCATTTCAGTTTAATAGCGTGATTACGAAAGAGGCGCTTATTGAAGACCCACATGCAATCCGTATGACGAATAAGAGTCTGTATATGCTATATCTGCTCAGTGAAGTACCGGTTGAAAGTTTAAGCTCTATAAAAATCGACCAGAGCATAATTGACGAGATGGAAACACTCGTGTATAAGATGTATGATGAATTTGTAGGTGTCTATATCAAGTCGAGGAAGATTCTGGAGCAGATGAAGCGACTCGAAGGATGA
- the era gene encoding GTPase Era, with the protein MSNEFKSGFVAIIGRPNVGKSTFMNKVLGQKVAIMSDKAQTTRNKVQGVLTTEQSQIIFIDTPGIHKPKHMLGDYMMKVAKNTLREVDAIMFMVNVEESIGRGDEFIIELLKNNRTPIFLVLNKIDKIHPDELIKEIEKYKDLLPFAEIVPISALQGNNVDHLVQVIEGYMPEGPMYYPKDQISDHPEEFIVAELIREKALHLTSQEIPHAIGVQVEKMVKETEERVHIEATIYIERESQKGIVIGKQGSMLKKIGQLARKDIEMLLGSKVYLELWVKVQKDWRNKPNFIRQIGYREDEY; encoded by the coding sequence ATGTCAAATGAATTTAAATCAGGGTTTGTAGCGATTATCGGACGCCCGAATGTAGGGAAATCTACATTTATGAATAAAGTGCTAGGACAGAAAGTAGCGATTATGTCAGATAAAGCACAGACGACGCGTAACAAGGTACAAGGAGTATTAACGACAGAGCAGTCACAGATTATCTTTATCGATACACCGGGTATCCATAAGCCGAAACACATGCTTGGTGACTATATGATGAAAGTTGCGAAGAATACGTTACGTGAAGTTGATGCAATTATGTTTATGGTCAATGTTGAAGAGAGTATCGGACGAGGTGATGAATTTATTATCGAACTGCTGAAGAATAATCGCACGCCGATATTTTTAGTACTGAATAAAATTGATAAGATACATCCTGACGAACTGATCAAGGAGATTGAAAAGTATAAAGATTTATTACCGTTTGCAGAAATTGTTCCGATTTCAGCATTGCAAGGTAATAATGTCGATCATCTTGTACAGGTGATAGAAGGATATATGCCGGAAGGTCCGATGTACTATCCGAAAGATCAGATTTCAGATCATCCGGAAGAATTTATCGTAGCAGAACTAATTCGTGAGAAAGCGCTGCATTTAACGAGCCAGGAAATTCCGCATGCTATTGGTGTGCAGGTGGAGAAGATGGTCAAAGAAACGGAAGAACGTGTTCATATTGAAGCGACGATCTATATCGAACGAGAATCTCAAAAAGGGATTGTTATCGGTAAACAAGGGTCAATGCTTAAAAAGATTGGACAGCTTGCCCGTAAAGATATCGAGATGTTGTTAGGTTCTAAAGTATATCTGGAGCTTTGGGTGAAAGTGCAGAAGGACTGGAGAAATAAACCGAACTTCATACGTCAAATTGGCTATAGAGAAGACGAATATTAA